From one Asterias amurensis chromosome 14, ASM3211899v1 genomic stretch:
- the LOC139947352 gene encoding aqualysin-1-like encodes MYTLLPILLLAVSAYGTNLEPDHSEPRRYIVKLKSSELAGKFAEDFDEYRQSAKKLPIGHVEMVSQAETGSSLTVMNLNRQSLEMVRNHPSVEYVEEDGLVELEVEIGAGRLLETRGDDVSYWGLDRINQKTLPLDGNVSFIGDGTGVNIYIIDSGVMETHSDFGGRVKAGFDVFDSDGQDCLGHGTQVAGVAAGKTYGVAKGATIHSVRTLDCNGVARNSQIARSIDWVAEHGESPCVATIALSTRSSKTIDAAIQRLAESGCLPVTAASNEVKDRQYDACVRSPARSPYALTVGASKADDSKAWFSRYGICVDIFAPGYDIRTTSKKGDDEFLYARGTSLSCPFVAGVAAIHLGNGVPQDEVRERILNDATVCEIPDAGRGSPNRLLYVDPGRKK; translated from the exons ATGTACACGTTGTTGCCGATTCTCTTACTGGCTGTGAGTGCTTACGGTACGAATCTGGAGCCAGACCACTCCGAGCCAAGACGATACATCGTTAAACTCAAG tcgAGCGAACTGGCGGGAAAGTTTGCGGAAGATTTTGATGAATACCGGCAGTCTGCAAAGAAGTTGCCAATTGGTCACGTGGAGATGGTATCACAAGCGGAGACTGGGTCAAGTCTAACCGTCATGAATTTGAACCGTCAATCACTGGAAATG GTACGAAATCACCCATCAGTGGAGTACGTGGAGGAAGACGGCCTGGTCGAACTGGAGGTTGAAATTGGGGCTGGCCGTTTACTGGAGACTCGGGGGGACGATGTGTCATACTGGGGACTCGACCGAATCAATCAGAAAACACTGCCGCTGGACGGAAATGTCTCATTTATTG GTGACGGAACTGGGGTGAATATTTACATCATTGACAGCGGAGTGATGGAAACACACTCAGACTTCGGCGGGAGAGTCAAAGCGGGCTTTGACGTCTTCGACAGCGAT GGGCAAGATTGTCTCGGACACGGTACACAAGTTGCCGGAGTCGCTGCTGGCAAGACGTACGGCGTGGCAAAGGGGGCTACCATACACTCAGTCAGGACGCTAGACTGTAACGGTGTGGCGAGGAACAGTCAAATTGCACGAA GCATTGACTGGGTAGCAGAGCACGGTGAGTCTCCCTGCGTGGCCACCATAGCCCTCTCCACTCGTTCGTCTAAGACCATCGATGCAGCCATCCAACGCCTGGCAGAGTCAGGCTGCCTACCGGTGACTGCCGCTAGCAACGAAGTCAAAGACCGGCAGTACGATGCGTGTGTTCGATCACCAGCTCGCTCTCCTTAT GCTTTGACTGTTGGAGCTTCTAAAGCTGACGATTCCAAGGCGTGGTTTTCACGGTACGGGATCTGCGTGGATATCTTTGCTCCGGGGTACGACATTCGGACTACCTCGAAGAAAGGGGACGATGAGTTCCTGTACGCCCGGGGGACGTCACTGTCTTGTCCCTTTGTGGCCG GCGTTGCTGCTATCCACCTAGGTAACGGAGTGCCTCAAGATGAGGTACGAGAGCGAATCCTCAATGATGCTACTGTCTGTGAGATACCAGATGCCGGTAGAGGCTCACCCAATCGCCTCCTCTACGTTGACCCTGGCCGGAAGAAGTAG